The Maniola hyperantus chromosome 21, iAphHyp1.2, whole genome shotgun sequence sequence CATCTTTGCGAGCAAGGTTTTGTCAGATATAAATAGGTAGACCGATATGCAAAGATCGATTTATAGTTAGGTATATGATGacagaataataaaaacacatggtcgtaggtatatataaaaaacgggcaagtgcgagtcagactcccgcactgagggttccgttctacaatcgtattttatcgtcattttgcacgataaatcaaaaactatgatgcataaaaataaataaaaatatgttttagaattcacagataaagccctttcatatagcCCCAGCaagccccacttggtatagcaatcttactttgaaagtcgaaaatagcaatatttgttcatgaacacaatttaattttttgtgtgtgatgtaataACCAATTCAAGGTTTCCAGATTCTTAcccgaatgtctgctgtaataagacctacctacctgccaaatttcatgattctaggtcagcgggaagtacccctgtaggtttcttggcagacagacagacagacagacagacaacaaagtcatcctataagggttccgttattccttttgaggtacggaaccctaaaaacaaggaAAACTTACCTAGTTAATAACAATAAGTTTAATACTAACTAACTTAACTTATAGATAGGCCTActcttaaattatacctactctatttttttatttttttatgtccgCTTTTTTGTCCTCCGACATGATGATCGGAGACCTTTACATTATTTACCTTGCATAATTAGATGCCTTTCCAGCTCTTGGTAAAGAGTGGATACTTGGATAGTAAGTGTTGGGTCGAAAGCCAAGATGCACAGCACTTAACACACTTTCTATATTTATCAGACATGATAAATTTAATCTTCGATAAACGAAAAGAgtcaatatttcaaaataataagtgACTGTCCTGATTTTTCTCTAGTTTCAATCACACTCCTGCGAGTTTCTTCAAGCTAGAAATAGAAGCAAAAACACTAAACCACATGAAATGcaactataaatataaaaatttatcaCAACCGTTGGGAAagaaaactttcatatttaaacCACGGAtttaaaccaacaaaacaaacgTGCCATAGAGTAGATAGTTGCCAGTTGTTTATAGTTTGAAAGTTTGTCTCTGACTTTGAAGTCTAGAATGAGACAAAGAATTTCTTTGTTTCATTCTAAATGCtttcataaaaaaaatgattccgacgaattgagaacctcctcttttttttgaagtcggttaaaaagtctGCAGTGGCCCCATACAAAGTTGCCACTCCTTGGTCTTgtggaatccacgggggaccggaggacTCTGGGCTAGCagctacctcggtcagcatattagtctggccattcaacgaggtaacgctgccagcgttctgggcaccctgcctcgtttcggtcgtttagatgatattttcgatctctaatttttatgttcaattgtttaaaaataaataaaaatctgttttatggtgttattgagacatggttccagcgcaatagcaatttgcgggacttatactctaaatttagtttagagaaagacatcatTTACGCCTGtgtttctttttaaccgacttccaaaaaggaaggtggttctcaattcggcccgttttttttttcagaataagTTTAAGCTTCAGTGCTATATCGACGATGCTCTCCGAGTTTACGCCGATCGGTTTAAGAGACAGAGTACTGCTGTCGTATGCGGGTTTTACATCCACATCGTTGATTGTATCTGCACTCCTCGCCTGGGCGGCTTTACCCTTACCTATTCATGTGGTTGTATGGGAGGGGTATTTTGGTAAGATACactcaattttatttcaaaactagctgccctggcgaacttcattccgcctaacagtcgattaattttttttaaattttaatcgactctccgtaagaaccatcctcgtacttcaagaaatattattaaaaaaaggataagcgaaatcggttcagcggttctcgagatttgcgatgacgaACACATTtggtaattcatttttatacctatagaagactagctgccctggcaaacttcgatttatttttacggaatccgtgatttcacggatgagtgcacaaacgccatGGGGGTCTATACCAACGTTCTTTCGCACTTTCCGATGTGATGTTGCTATTCTAGCAACTTGGGGTCCCATCGTCTATCGGCTCTTCGAGTGTTCAAGTCATCGATGTATCAAGTGTTTcatttacctaattattatattttagtgttTGACATATTTTGACTATTGACAAAACAATGTAGtgataataatttcattatttacTTTCTGCTgtttagagtttatttattatatctatAATAACTGTATTCGAGACGGCGATATCTTAATGGGTTAGGAGTTTATGAGGTTGTTTTAAGCTCAGATTCCGTTCAGATATTGCAATTTTGACCATTAAAAGCAGATAAAAGAATCCAGTTTTTCTAATGAATAAAGATAAACTGAATAGGTTTGCAGCAAGTCATTAGCCTTGGCCTAACCGAAATCAACTCTAATTGAGTCGCATGCGTAAGGATTTGGGAGCTCACCGCATTATCATCCCAAGAAGACCCACTATTAGGTGATAAACGTTAAGGACCACAATTATCTTTTAGACAGAGCAATCCTGTGTGGAACCTGTTTCCACACAGGATTGCTCTGTCTGCGAGACAGGGTAGGAAtcaccacccatattataaatgcgaaagtgttagtttgttgatttattggtttgttggtttgtccttcaataacgtcgcaacggagcaacggatcgacgtgatttttagcatggggatagtttaagacctggagggtgacagaggctacttttatcccggaaaatcaaagagttaccaagGGATTTTtgataacctaaatccacgtgaacgaagtcgcgggcatcaactagttagaTTAAATATAAGAAGTTAGAGAAAAGTCGGCTGAACAAACTTTTGTTAGATATTTTGCGTAGCAGTGGATCAGTCGTTTGGGTCTAGGTACTACTGTACCTAGTCGTAGACCTAGACCTACATCTACTTAATAGTTTCTAATTTGTTCTACATCTGTACAATCGTTATTTTTTGTGttcttatatttataatttttatacctaACAGTAAAATGTTACACAAATAAACTAGCAGCATTAACTCAAGCATTAACGTCGTCGTCTCaatcgttgagactgacaagtcaacgacaaaacatcacataggtatgataGAGATGACGCTGCAAGAGGCCAAAGATGCCGatcatctctttctaaagctcgatgtgTGAAATTCACCAGCTAatcgattgcgggaaaactgcatcaaatTACAATCTtgattgttgtgattggctgaatttatgatatATTCTTCTTGCTCTAtcgcattgtagccaatagtgagcgagcgtcaacaatcacaggtgattgcgatcgtgacgttGCACGTTGTAACagctgcagggcgattgtctaaaacctgcatcaatcattattacaatttcaattgttctgattggctgaatttgtgcgattcttgttgcaacaatgcattgtgaccaatagtgagcgagcattaaccaatcagagatgattgcgatcgtgacattgtagctgtcaaacaaccgcggtagggctacTGTTGTACagtatactataatatataggtGCTTCGACTTAAAAGCCTTTAAAGCTTAAGGTTGTACACTACATATTATGCATTTTTAGACCACTTACATTTTTTTGTCTTCCAGTACTACACTCTTGGAATGTATACCTATATATCTGTTCGATATGGAGTTTTATGGCAATAGTGATGTACTATTGCTTACCGGAGAGTCCCAAGTTTCTTCTGTCCCACGCCCGAGAAGAGGAGGCCTTGGAAGTACTTAAAACCATATACAGTACGAACACTGGAAACGACAGGGATTCTTTTCCTGtaagtacttttttaattttgctaaaaaaaactgccaagtgattccgtatttttttttaaagaatattagccatgttaaatgactaatattcccctttcctctccaactaagcgtcaggcttgtgctaggagtaggtacgacaatagcgcaacccaacgggcggggtttgaaccgtcgacctttcggttttcagtccactcctttaccggttgagctattgaggatatttacctaattagtacctattttcaattttctaagtgagataactataccaagtggggtatcatatgaaatggctttacctgtacattcttaaacagattttcatttatttttctgcacaatagtttttgattaatcatgcaaaatgtcgaaaaaaaacccgagtacgaaaccctcggttcgcgagtctgactcgcacttggcctgtttttttacCATTAACGGatattagtaatttttttttaaattcagaacttttcatgtaattaaaatatgtaatacacGGGTTGTTAGTAGTCGTGTTATAGTAAATTACTaacttacgctcgcgacttcgtccgcgtgggctaggtacacaaatttcaaacctctatttcacccccctagggattgaattttcaaaaatcctttattagcggatgcctacgtcataatagctatctgcatgccaaatttcagcccgatccgtccagtagtttgagctgtgcgttgatagatcagtcagtcagtcagtcacctttttatatatttagaagactaggtATGGAAactattttatcttattattatgACTTCTGAGCAAATGATAAGAAATTAAGTGCATCTCTTATCTCCTTATTTACTGTATGCTAATTATATATCTACTTTACAGATCTTATCGTTCAACACGGCTACTGGTACCCTTAAGCCAACTGATGAGATAAGTCTCAAAAAACAGCTGGTGAATGCCTTCATCGAAGTGAAGGAACTTTTCAGGAGACCTTTAATTTATAGGCTTTTGCTGTTCTCATTTCTTACTTTTGCCGGACTGATTGTGTGAGTGcctataagtcccgtaaattgctaatgcgcgtggccgccattttagtgaagtcaacactagactgaagtttcgagctgatggtatatttttacttaaatataagtcaaatgacgtcatttcgatgttaataagacatggttccggcgcaatagcaattttcgggacttataatTAATGGTTTTTATCCGTTTATTCATCAATTATTATAGCCTATAACAGTCCACTGCTGTACTTATATAACTGTACTGACCATAATCACCACGCTAGCAAAGCACGCTCAAAGCGAAGACAGATGATAATACTATACTGATAATTTACAGATACTACAAAAAACGCGTAAAATCCTATAAATTTATGAatctagaggtcaacgaacctTGCGTAGACAGGTGCTGcggagtcaatgccacatcGTATGTGGAGCAAtgaccccgagttttgcacgctatacaatGCGGGATTGATAaatactggtactgattctgagcacaacctaattttagagtattctcatattcttcttactaatgtaatatgaaaaggacagacgcagtttgacagttttaaattttatttttagatgataaaacccgtgattttagcgcacagtcgcgagtcacatttgaatgttttttcgtgatgtaaccgcaaattcacggttttcggattttcccccttacttgtgctataagacctacctacctgcctgtcatgattctagggtcaacggcaagtaccctctaggtttcatgacagacagacaacgaagtgattcctataagggttcagtttttccttttgaggtacggaaccctaataaagtgCATTTAAAATgctaaattatttacatttattatttatatttttcaggtTTACGTCTCTAAGACTATGGTATCCACAGATTTCAACAATTATAGAGAACTACAGCAAGAATCACGGCGAGACGGCACAGTTTTGTGTAATGATAGATGACTATATGGACGGGCTGCAAGAAATGCATCTGAAAGTTGTACCAGCTAATATGACTGAAGCGAGTATCTGTGTGCCGGTGAGTAAATTAGGCATCGTTCAGGGAGCGTCGAGATGTCTTCGTGTCCAAATTTTCTCAGCgcttaaatagaaatagaaatagtgtttatttgctagaatgtggtacaatttaatttggtcttaaatctattttgttctgacacattcaaccaataacttagtgtgcaaattgttctagtacattatcataataattatcatagtaaaatgtgaaaatttacaatcaataatatcatcaataacatctacttacttaacttatttatatataaattcaTCTATCTAGGTAAGTAATGTCAACAGTATGATTtgatttaagtataaaaacGCATGTCGATgtcaataataaatttaaaaaaaaacataatttagttataataatttgaacatAGCGTATTACCAATACTCAATACAATGCTCAATGACCTTAGCAGAGCTTCTCAGCAGGTGGGCCTAAAAATGAATATGAGTAAGACGAAAATCATGTCTAATGCTTATGTccggccccacccagtaatccccagtaatcgttgagagctctgcactcgaaattgtagacgagtatatatacctaggacacacaatccagttgggtaggtccaatttcgcgaaagaggtcaaccgccgagtctaactcggttgggcagcgttcacgaagcttcgagatgtcttcttatCCAAATTTTCTCAGCGCTTAAAGACCAAAGTCTTTGTACAGAGTGTAttaccagtgatgacatatggatctgaGATTGGTCAGGTCACCAACTATaataggcctcataagaaaacttaGACTTAtccagcgggtgatggagagagctatgtatGCTTGGTACCAGTGTATTCACTCGAAAAATACAGTAGATATAAAGAAATTTTTTCTAATCCTatcgtatttttagggttccgtatctcaaaaggaaaaacgaaacccttataggatcactttgttgtctgtctgtcaagaaatctatagggtacttcccgttgacccagaatcatgaagtttggcaagaaagtaggtcttatagcagacatgaggggaaaatctaaaaaccgtgaatttgtggttacatcacaaaaaaaaaactaaaatgtgttcatgaataaatattgctattttcaactttcaaagtaagattactataccaagtggggtatcataaatgaaagggctttactttttaattctaaacagatttttatttatttttatgcataaaagttttttatttatcgtgcaaaatgtcgaaaaaaaatgtctgtagtacggaaccctcggtgcgcgagtctgactcgcacatggccggttttttgagtgAAAAACATACTTActcgtattttaaaaaaatcaaaatcatttttttttttttcatttattaggatcaccaacagctaatcatctacatcaaatacaaatttaacaatacaAAAGTTCTTAGATAAAATGACGAGCTAATTAAAGGTAATCACCGCGTGCGAATAAAgtgtcaggtaattttactactaaaaaagttacttaattaaaaaataataataatataatagctaaTTAGTTTTTTGTGACTAATGCAAAACAGAAGTACACGTATTTACCAAGGCCATTTGACAATGATTAAAAACATTGTCAGACAGCCTTGGTTTGGTTTATACGTATATAATTTTATGGGGCCTATCTCAGTGggcttaatttattaatttatgagaGCAAAGTCCATATTTACGGACTTTTGAAGTGAACTTGATAATATCGAGTTAAATAAAGGGTGCTTTGTTTATCCATCAGCCGGAGGGTCTTCCCAGTTTCTAGTTGAATAGGAATTAATAAATATGACAAAGCTATGAGCCATCTGAAGCTgtaaaggtacgcttacacgggcaattgacaattattccaggcaatttagtcaattatgacgtcacgaccacatgaagcaattaACTGTTATCATATTATGCTAATTGTAACTAGCTTtcacacaaaattcaaacccctgttttaccccttaggggtggaattttcaaaaatcctttcttagcggatgcctacatcataatagttatctgcatgccaaatttcagcccgatccgtccagtagtttgagttgtgcgttgatagatcagtcagtcagtcagtcagtcagtcaccttttccttttatatatttagatacccagcaatacctgaaaaCTTCAGCAATGTTACGCAAATTATAATTGCTCCAGATCgatccatacgtgttgccgGACAACAATTATTGCTTAAGAAATTTCCCACCATAGTGAacaccatcatcaaccgatagacgtccactgctggacataggtctcttgtagggacttccacacggcacggtcttgcgccgcctgaatccagcggctccctgcgactcgtctgatgtcttccGTCCACCTATGGGGTGGTCTTTCAACTCTGCGCCTTTAGGTGCGCGGTTGCCATTCCAGTAGgtaccttgggactccaacatctatcggttttccgaaatAGTGTTACaagttaatccatactaatattataaatacgaaaatacgaaagtgtgtctgtctgtctgctagcttttcacggcccaacagcttaaccgatcttgataaaatttggtaagtacagagtaagcttacatcccggggaaggacataggctactttttatcccggaaaataagagttcttacaggatttttaaaaacctaaatccacgcggacgaagtcgcgggcgtcatttagttatattttattaattatgaataaaaattaaataacatttGTATGCAGAATAGATGTATCGtcgaaaaaaatatgactgaagtacagaaccctcttggccggtttttaatttttttacttatttgtttCAGAAATTGAGCGGCACCCAAACCTACCTAAACGGTATCATACTAGGCTGTGTCTCGCTAGTATTTGTCGTCATCAGCGCATTCATAGTGGAGCTCATAGGGCAGAGACTCCTTATGTTCGTCATCCTAATACTATGTGCCTTATGTTCTGCTTCACTGTACTGGACGAATCAGTCTCTACAGATAGCTATACTGATGTCAGCGACCTGTGGACTGTTGCAAACTGCTCTGAGTCTACAACAGAACATGTTTGTTAGAGTGTTTCCTACTACGTCGAGGTAAGCTGTTATTGCTCttataactatagtacgcgacaggtcgagatggcaatcggggagaaattttacttacataatattacaggctgtaaccagaacactagcaaaaacttagcgttattgttttactacctaaacacaatccaataccaataaccatttgcctcattttgtagttttagtgatttagtattttcaactccgcgatgtatagcgtgcaaaactcgggttcgaatttataatatatttatatttagatatttccgAATCAATGCCTAAAAATGCCCTGCTTGACCTGCTATTTCGATATCATATTCATTTCAAATTATTCGATGGGAAATATTTCatactttatataatattttatacgttatatttatagtatatttaatatttattttattttactttaaatattttttttcagagCTTTGGCAGTTTCAATCATAATCATGGTTGGACGGATTGGATCGCTCGCTGGAAATATTATATTCCCAATTCTGTTAAGCTTGGGGTGTATGGCGCCATTCATTACTACCTCACTTATTGCAGTCGGTAATATGctcattcatttttagggttccgtacctcaaaaggaaaaacggaagccttataggatcactttgttgtctgtctgtcggtctgtcaagaaacctacggggtacttcccgttgatctagaatcatgaaatttggcaagtagtcttacagcagacattcggggaaaaatctgaaaacattgaatttgtggttacatccacggaacagaaagaacagtggaagtgcaattcaccaaaattactataggaaccgctgtcgccaaactcatacaaatataccgatagtcatatattgcactacaaagaaacaaatcatttgatttgtcgtttaagtttagtcaaaactagcctacgtcacagatttggaaataaaccctgacgctctagaaataagatttattttgctttagcggaagaacgtatttacgagctatagtcacactcacgtcacactagattcaattgtccaattaattccgctacttgaccatagatggcggtattctaagtagtagcaattataaacttaattactttaaacatatggttgacatttgcgtgatcggtcgattttttttcctcctcagttaaggctgcaccacgtagctcaatgaattacctatcgatatcgatagatactcgttattttgttcattcgcaaaaataaaattaaaaaaggtaattataaaattgaataaaagtgctggtatgtatgcatgccttttacaagtatgcacaataaatactgcaacgtatgaaaatagataaattttatttattgcccttgaaataaaacatatttgttaagaaactggcgtttcgaaagtcttatttttaattttaataaatggtgtatgcgaacatttatgtatatatttttcgactattgccttcatcaaatcggtaacgtgattagacgcaggaatctccgaatcactttgtctttttgaagaacctggagtgaccacatttatcattttgtggctgaaaccaaaattaaattttgagaataaatccgtactaatattataaatgcgaaagtgtgtctgtctgtctgtctgtctgctagcttttcacggctcaaccgatcaaccgtttttgatgaaatttggtacagagatagcttgcatcccgggaaaggacataggaagttgaaaagttcccacaggatttttaaaaacctaaatccacgcggacgaagtcgcgggcatcatctagtacctatataaaaatgaataggagaaaaattaattagtgtgtttatgaattaaatttgatatttagtcagtcaatcttcatacaaaaatataactaagaggtgtgttgttttgtattataatatcaagtattttcaatacttactgaaagtaataaaataaaacaaggttatttgattaaaagacttaacgattttcattgatggaagcgcagtaggtttcgtatatctatatcctttatttgatattataaaatcgacttctaaaaaaatgttcagagcatatcatgcttgatttggttggcatccaattaactctacccgttgcatctatccatttctctttgatgcttgcatctttgggaaacctaaaaatattttaaatgaaggttagaggaactactgatgtctatttagtgatcaatgcaacgtctcactcattaataaattataattattgcgttactatttatttatatccttgtatcgatatcaatcgataaattcaatattctacttggccacatcactatttgagtagcgaacacggagcgaagtactttcggaatagaatcaatccaaaataaactttatcttaattgtttaaggttgattttgactaaccgttctattaaatattagtaaattgaaataaattaagattttatagaaaacaatgaaaatcgtacttaccgatgatacgaaacacctccatttttaagattttttctcctactatcatttttacactccaaaacggaacagtaacattgctagggcaatatgaatttgtcgcgagactaccaactccacgcgatgttagaacgcgactgggatcagttttacgtaactacgcttaattgtggcacgcgtgccacgcctacttagcacttccactgttttttctgttccgtggttacatcacacaaaaaaaaattaaattgtggtcatgaactaataattagtattttaaatttttgaacccttgttgcgcgagcctgactcgcacttgaccggtttttaactagatgatgcccacggcttcgtccgcgtgaatttaatttaggttttttacccgtgggaactctttaattttccgggataaaagtatcctatgtccttacccgggatgtaagctaactctgtaccaaatttcataaaaatcggttgtactgttgggccgtgaaaaactagcagacagacagacagacagtcatatttataatattagtatggattagcatAGAAAAGATAtatagcagtgatagcctagcggttacgacgtccgcttcctatcgcgaggtcggggttcgatcccgggcctaacttttcgtagttatgtgcgttttaagaaattaaatatcacttgcttttacggtgaaggaaaaatcgCAACCGTTAaggttcggaatgcccttctGTCGTCCCTGTTTCTTgccacgtataacctaaataccttcaaaacaaagagtgaaaaggcatcttctaggcaagcgcgccccaacctagacctcatcattgcttttctaAGCTTGAGTTTGCAAGCCTTActtgcaattaaaaaaaatgggcacctttggcccaggtGCGGACAGGGGCGGACTTTTTAACAATGTTCTTACGTACGGAGTTTCATAATATCCCTGGCATTATGGTATAGAAACGGAACTAAGAATgtattaaaaagtttaatttacataatttacCTTGATTTACAGGTCTGGCGGGACTAGTTTACTTTCTACCAgatgtaaacaaaaacaaagaggCCGGCGGCGACAAGTGAAATATTTGTACAATTTAGATAAGTTATAAAAGCTGGTGTATCTAATgagagatgtttttttttttttttttttactcatgGTTAGGTATTGTGATTatctttagatttttgaaaatgattgCTGTGATACAGGGTGCTACGATTTTTAGCAAATTAGTAACTTATCTTAGTAATTTCCACTAgctttgtaagacaaaatataaatagaacattaattaataaatattataatgtagaaaaACAACtcagtagaaaataaaatattagattaaaataataaaaatttaattttcaatacTATAGTGTATTTTCAATCGATAAAAatgaccacaaaaaaaaaaaaaaaaaactgaggaTGTCCTTCTTTTCCTACCCTAAATGTGCCAACggcaccctattactaagcattcgatgtccgtctgtctgtccgtccgtctgtccgtccatcagtctgtccgtctgtctgtcagcgggctgaacCTTAAGGCGAGttaccgaggctaagcggaaaaaactcttttgctagatcaaatgttttaggtatttactattaaataatggccttgataaaaatatacaatatacctaaagacattgtctaaagaatttGCTACTTtaatacacaataggaagtacttcacccgatcaaataaaatcttgaaataagccgaaataaaagtctaaaacgaattatttaatacttaaatttctgacttggcaaatagtttttatatggaaatatttgtcattAAGTACTACaaagaacctgctaaattttggttttcaacaggacttctataatttattaaattcaaatttaacgtttgaaacacagaatttgaacgttgcca is a genomic window containing:
- the LOC117992317 gene encoding synaptic vesicle glycoprotein 2B-like isoform X2, whose product is MDKDPSEKAQQSKADGDAMKILEDALTLCKFGKFHILLLAASLCSIFAAMLVTTTSSYILPVAECDLDMTIMYKGLLIAIPFLGQIGASLFTGFLVDTFGRKIFLIGGNVGIFIGTLLEGSSQTYWMLIFIKLIEGISISLSFSAISTMLSEFTPIGLRDRVLLSYAGFTSTSLIVSALLAWAALPLPIHVVVWEGYFVLHSWNVYLYICSIWSFMAIVMYYCLPESPKFLLSHAREEEALEVLKTIYSTNTGNDRDSFPILSFNTATGTLKPTDEISLKKQLVNAFIEVKELFRRPLIYRLLLFSFLTFAGLIVFTSLRLWYPQISTIIENYSKNHGETAQFCVMIDDYMDGLQEMHLKVVPANMTEASICVPKLSGTQTYLNGIILGCVSLVFVVISAFIVELIGQRLLMFVILILCALCSASLYWTNQSLQIAILMSATCGLLQTALSLQQNMFVRVFPTTSRALAVSIIIMVGRIGSLAGNIIFPILLSLGCMAPFITTSLIAVGLAGLVYFLPDVNKNKEAGGDK
- the LOC117992317 gene encoding synaptic vesicle glycoprotein 2B-like isoform X1, whose protein sequence is MNCETEKFITEIQQKETIWNCEGAPYNNRDLKQKQWDELEDTFGKEEIKKEKKSLTQQSKADGDAMKILEDALTLCKFGKFHILLLAASLCSIFAAMLVTTTSSYILPVAECDLDMTIMYKGLLIAIPFLGQIGASLFTGFLVDTFGRKIFLIGGNVGIFIGTLLEGSSQTYWMLIFIKLIEGISISLSFSAISTMLSEFTPIGLRDRVLLSYAGFTSTSLIVSALLAWAALPLPIHVVVWEGYFVLHSWNVYLYICSIWSFMAIVMYYCLPESPKFLLSHAREEEALEVLKTIYSTNTGNDRDSFPILSFNTATGTLKPTDEISLKKQLVNAFIEVKELFRRPLIYRLLLFSFLTFAGLIVFTSLRLWYPQISTIIENYSKNHGETAQFCVMIDDYMDGLQEMHLKVVPANMTEASICVPKLSGTQTYLNGIILGCVSLVFVVISAFIVELIGQRLLMFVILILCALCSASLYWTNQSLQIAILMSATCGLLQTALSLQQNMFVRVFPTTSRALAVSIIIMVGRIGSLAGNIIFPILLSLGCMAPFITTSLIAVGLAGLVYFLPDVNKNKEAGGDK